GCTACGGGACCAACCGGTCCAACTGGAGCTACAGGACCTGTAAGTGAAGGAGTAATCATTGAAAATGTAGGTCCTGATGTTAGTTCACAGTTTAATGAACTGAATACAGCAGAAAGAACGCCAATCGTAGAATTGACGTCTGTCTATGGGTTGTCTGATTTGCGAGACCTAGTTGAGACAGCAGGCAGCGGATCTGTTACGAATACGACGGTTGAATACCAAGTAAGTGTTACAGGCGGAGCTACAGACTCCGCAACGTTGGATAGCGTAGAGAGAGGACGCTACATGCCTGGATACGCTGCTCAAGCAGGGATAGGTGTTCGAATTCCTACTGCAGCTTCAGATAATCAAGTATTTCGATGGGGGTTATTTGACGATCAGAATGGTGCTTTTTATGGTCAGAGTGTTGCAGATGGAGTATTCATTGGTATTAGAAGAGCTGGAACAGATCAAATCATTCCTCAATCTTCTTGGAATATAGATCCTTTGGATGGTACTGGTCCAAGTGGGCTGACTCTTGACTTAGCATTAGGTAACATTTTTCAGATTACGTTCACGTGGTATGGATACGGAGTGGTTGAGTTTAATGTTGTGGTCCAGGATCCTATTACACTTGCACAGGAAGTCGTAACTGTTAATCGCTTCCGTCCCACAAATGAAACGAGTTTCACGGATCCCAATTTACCGCTACGTGCGCAAATTGAGAATACCGGAGCATCTGAAGCGAGGGATATTTTTGTTGGTGGAAGACAGTACAGCATCCTGGGAGAATTTAATCCTGCTTTTCGTATCACATCGGATCGACGTTCCGTTACCGTAGGAACAGCAGGTGTACCTGTTTTATCCTTCCAGAGAAAACCAATCTTTCCTGCTGGTTCGGCTAGGCCGAACTCAGTAAGTGTTGTATTAGAGGGATTAGATATCGTAACTTCAGCTGATATTTATTTCCAAGTTAAAGTGGGAGGGACATTGAACACTGCTTTTACTAACTTCCCAACCGCGAATACGGATATCCCAAATTCTGAAACATCACTTTTAATCAATAACACTGCCACCACACTCACTGGAGGGCAAGTAGTTTATCAGGGAGTTGGTGCAGGTGCTCAAGGTTCAAGCAGAAACTTAGCAACAGCCACACTTCTATCTTTCGAGTTACCTGATGAACAGCCTGTCTCGTTAGTTATAGGAACTTTTAGTGGAACAACACCTGTTATTGCAGTATTTAGGGTTACAGAGGAATGGTGATCATTGGGTGTGGTCTTTCGTGGATCACACCTATTTCGTTAATAACATTGTTAAATTGATAATTATTCATTAATTCTTTAAAAGGAAGGAGGGAGATAGATGACAATCATTGAAAATATAGGGCCTAATGTCAGTTCACAATTTAATGAGTTAAAGGTGGCGCAACGAACACCTGTTATTGAGTTGAAGTCTGTATATGGATTATCAGACCTCCGCGATATTGTGGAAACGACAGGCAGTGGAACAGTTACGAATACCACCGTCGAATATCAACTGAGTGTAACTACCGGGGCAAGTGACTCTGCTACTCTAGATAGTGCAGAAAGAGGTCGTTATATGCCAGGTTATGCTGGTCAAGCGGGGATAGGGGTGCGTATCCCTGAACCAGCGGCAACTGATCAAGTGTTTCGCTGGGGACTATTTGATGACGAAAACGGTGCCTTTTACGGGCAAAACGTAACGGATGGAATATTCCTCGCTATTAGGAGAGCAGGAACTGATCTAATTATTCCGCAAACTTCATGGAATGTTGATCCTCTGGATGGATCTGGACCAAGTGGGGTAACTCTTGATTTATCGTTAGGAAATATATTTCAAATTAACTTTACTTGGTATGGGTATGGAGTTATTGAATTTAATGTCGTGATTCAAAACCCTGTGAACCTATCTCAAGAAGTTATCACTGTTCACCGATATCGCCCGGATAACGAAACAAGTTTTACAGATCCAAATTTACCTTTACGAGCCCAAATAGTAAATAGTGGGGTCACCGCTGCAAAAAATATTTTTGTGGGAGGAAGACAATATAGCATCATTGGAAAATTTGACCCTGCCTTTCGGATCACATCTGAAAGACGAACAGTGTCTGTGAATACAACAGGGATACCGGTGATTTCTTTTCAAAGAAAAGCAGTTTTCCCTGCTGGTTCAGCAAGACCTAATTCAGTAAGCGTTACTTTAGAAGGGGTCGATATCGTCACGAGTGAAGATGTTTATTTTCAGGTAATAGTTGGAGGAACATTGAATACAGCATTTGTTAATTTTCCGACTGCCACGACGGATATTCCGTTAAATGAAACGGCTTTAATGGTTAATAGTACGGCAACTACAATTGCAGGGGGAGAAGTAGTTTTTCAAGGTGTAGCTGCCAGTGATAGGGGGTCGAATAGGGATTTAGCTAACGCGAACCTTTTAGATTTTGAGTTACCCGATGATCAAATCGTATCGCTAGTAATAGGATCATTTGGAGTAAGTGCTTCTGTTTCAGCGGTATTTAGAGTCACAGAAGAGTGGTAATCAATGTGAATTAATTATCGAAATTTAGATAAAAAACTTCCATAACAATGGAAGTTTTTTATGAGGTATCAGTAGTTATTCCTGAAAGTAATAGGAATTTAATTTGATAGCTTCAATATTGGGCTTTTTTGGATTTGATCAAATGCAAGATGCTGCGGTTTTACCTATTGATGTTGAAACTACGGTTCTTACAGTAACGTTCGCTTATTTAGTGATATTCCAAGTTTAACTTGGATTGATCTGCCGGGAGCTGGGATGGACACTTACGAAATTCGATTAACTGTAACAGGTACTAACATATTAACAACCCCTGTAAATACAAGGTCGATAAATGTAGTTGCATTGGATTAGGGAGAAAAGCAACACAGCGCATGCTGCGTTGCTTTTTATTATTAACTTTAAAGTCCTAACCTAATCTCCACGAATGTATAAGCAATTATCAGTGAGAATCATAAAATACTATGGTACTCGTTAAAAAGGACCTAAGTACTGAGTATAAGAATTTGTATTAATAGGTTTAAAAAATCAAGAGAAAGGAGGTGAATCTATGACGTTTGATAATAAGATAATAAACGGAGGTTTTGAAACAGGGGCTTTACCACCTTGGATGGGTTTAAATGCTACGGTGACTTCACAATCAAGTCACTCTGGTAGTTTTAGTGCTTTATTGTCTACAAACTCAGTAGCTTTTATATCCCAGACGGTTAGTGTGAGCCCAGGTATGAACTTTGAATTCTTAGCCTCTTTATCTAAGTTAAATAATAATCCTAATCCACAAATACTGCTTATAGTGGACTACTATGCTGCGAATTTCAATTTCCTTGGTAGGGGGTTAGAAGCAAATATACAAGCAAATAGACTCCCCCCTTCAGGGAATTGGTTAGAAGTATATCAAACTACAAATGTAGCCCCTTTGGGATCGGCATTTGCTGTTGTGTTTATCCAGAAGTTATCTTTGCCTAATAGTTCTCCTGTGCTAGTAGATGATGTAGCCTTGTTATCAGTAGAAGGTACAAACGGCCCCACTGGGCCAACAGGAGCAACCGGAGCGACCGGAGTAACAGGAGCGACCGGAGCCACTGGACCAACCGGAGTAACGGGAGCCACCGGGCCAACCGGGCCAACCGGAGCAACCGGAGCCACTGGACCAACCGGAGCAACAGGGGCGACTGGACCAACGGGAGCAACCGGAGCAACTGGAGCGACAGGACCAACCGGAGCAACAGGGTCTACTGGAGCGACGGGACCAACAGGATCAACTGGAGCCACAGGAGTGACTGGAGCAACCGGAGCCACAGGATCAACTGGAGCGACTGGATCCACCGGAGCGACGGGACCAACAGGAGTGACGGGAGCCACCGGTCCAACTGGAGCGACAGGAGCAACTGGACCAACAGGACCAACTGGTGCCACCGGAGCCACGGGAGCCACGGGGCCAACAGGAGCCACGGGAGCCACCGGAGCCACAGGGTCTACTGGAGCAATTGGAGCGACAGGTGCAACCGGAGCCGCGGGAGCCACAGGACCAACGGGAACGACTGGAGCAACCGGGCCAACAGGAGCCACGGGGCCAACAGGAGCCACTGGAGTAACTGGTGCCACCGGAGTAACAGGAGCCACAGGGTCTACTGGAGCCACGGGGCCAACAGGAGCCACTGGAGTAACTGGTGCCACCGGAGTAACAGGAGCCACAGGGTCTACTGGAGCGACAGGACCAACTGGATCCACCGGAGCAACCGGAGCAACCGGAGCAACCGGGTCTACTGGAGCGACGGGACCAACAGGAGCCACTGGAGTAACTGGTGCAACAGGAGCAACCGGAGCAACCGGGTCTACTGGAGCGACGGGACCAACAGGAGCCACTGGAGTAACTGGTGCAACAGGAGCAACCGGAGCAACCGGGTCTACTGGAGCGACGGGACCAACAGGAGCCACTGGAGTAACTGGTGCAACAGGAGCAACCGGAGCCACAGGGTCTACTGGAGCGACGGGACCAACTGGAGCAACAGGAGTGACGGGAGCCACCGGTCCAACTGGAGCGACAGGAGCAACTGGACCAACAGGAGCAACTGGACCAACAGGACCAACTGGGGCCACCGGAGCCACGGGAGCCACAGGAGCGATGGGACCAACAGGAGTGACGGGAGCCACCGGTCCAACTGGAGCGACAGGAGCAACTGGACCAACAGGAGCAACTGGACCAACAGGACCAACTGGGGCCACCGGAGCCACGGGAGCCACAGGAGCGACGGGACCAACAGGAGTGACGGGAGCCACCGGTCCAACTGGAGCAACGGGGCCAACAGGAGCCACGGGAGCCACAGGGTCTACTGGAGCAATTGGAGCGACAGGTGCAACCGGAGCCGCGGGAGCCACAGGACCAACGGGAACGACTGGAGCAACCGGGCCAACAGGAGCAACTGGTGCAACAGGACCAACAGGAGACATATTAGATTTCGCAGATTTCTTTGCACTTATGCCGCCTGATAACGCTGCTACGGTAGCACCGGGTACTGATGTAAGCTTTCCGCAAGATGGTGATAGTAGTCCTGGTACCGGTATTACACGTCTTAATAACACGCAATTTAATTTAGCAGACATCGGATTCTATCAGATTTTGTTTCAAGTTAGTGTCACGGAGGCTGGGCAGCTAATACTGACTTTAAATGGTGCAGATTTGGCAAAAACAGTAGTGGGGCGAGCAACGGGGACGTCTCAGATTATAGGAATGGCTCTCGTACAAACAACTGTAATAAATTCAGTAGTGACGGTACGAAATCCTGCAGGGAATGCTGCTGCATTAACGATTACACCATTGGCCGGGGGGACTCGTCCAGTTTCTGCAAACCTTGTGATAACTAGGTATCTATAGTCATTAAATTTAAAGATTAGCCATTTTACTTTATGGCTAATCTTCTATATTATTCGAAGATGAATATTGTAAGGTGAATAATTAACGCTTACTTATTAAAGCCGCAAAAGACCAAAAAATGAAACGTTTATGTTAAATAAAAAGGTCTATGTGCAGTTTTTGTTACATACAAATGTTAGGTGATTAAGGTGATTAAACTTCAAAATTCAAAGGGGGAGATGGGATGATTACGGTCAGTCTTTGCATGATGGTGAAAAACGAAGAAGAGGTTTTAGCTCGATGTCTGGACTCTGTGAAGGACCTGGTGGATGAAATCAACATCGTGGACACTGGATCTGATGATCGTACCGTTGAGATCGCCAAAGAATATACGGATCGTGTTTTTTTCTTTGAATGGACGGGGAGATTTACCGATGCAAGGAATGAATCCTTTAGGCATGCGACCAAGGATTATATTTTCTACCTGGATGCTGATGATGTCATATTGGATGAGGATCGTGAGAAGTTCAAACGGTTAAAGGAAGGGCTTGATCCTGCAGTCGACTCGGTATCCATGTATTACAATGCAGGGACTGATGAATTCGGTAATGTCACGCTTAAGTATCGGAGGAACCGCTTAGTCAAAAGAAGTAAGAATTTCCAGTGGGGCGGGGATGTCCACAACTACTTGAATGTTTATGGACACATTATTAATTCCGATGTTGCAATTACTCACAAAAAAATTCAACACGCTGTTGGCAGAAACCTTTCTATTTATAAGGAGAAGATCGAAAGAGGAGATGTGTTCAGTCCTCGAGATTACTTTTATTATGGAAACGAGTTAAGAGAAAACGGTCATCATGAAAAGGCTATCGAAAGTTATACGAAAAACATTGAACATAAGGAAGGTTGGATTGAAGATAAAGTCTATGCCTGCATCAACCGTGCAGACTGTTATCGATTTATAGAAGAGACAGAAAAAGAACTAGCCTCTTTATTTGAATCGTTACGTTTTTCTAAAACACCCCGACCAGAAATGTGCAGCAGAGTGGGCTACAATTTTCAAAGAAAAAAAGAATATAAGTTTGCAATTTATTGGTATGAATTAGCGACAACTATTGAAGACGATTCTGATAAATGGAGTTTTACTTATCCTGCTTATTCCACTTGGTATCCTCACTTACAATTATGCGTTTGTTATTATAACCTATCTAATTTCGAAAAATCATACGAACATAATGAATTAGCTAGAAGCTTTCGGCCACAAGATGAAAGAGTACTTTTCAATAAGGAGTTACTCGAGAAGAAATTAGGATTGAATCAAACAGCAGAGCAGCCACAGGATGAATCTTCGTCATAATAGAGGGACATCTCGTATTTTTGGATCGAAATATTTCCCATAGAATAATTGTTTTAATTATCTATATCACTGAATGGGTGTGAATAGAGCGGATGGGTAATAAACCTAAAGTTTTTATCTTCGTTAAGCCTGGGGTTGATACTTTTGTGAAGGATGTGGCAGCTTCCTTATCGGACAGATATAGTGTGAAAACAATTTACGTGAGCACTAACATGAATGATATAGATGTTTATATGAAAGAAGCTGACCTGTGCTGGTTTGAATGGTGTGATGAACTGTTGGTTTATGGAAGTAAAACAGCTTTAGCCAAACACAAAAAGATAATATGTCGAATCCATAGTTACGAAGTTTTTACGAGTTACTTGAAGAGAGTGAACTGGAAAGCCGTTGATAAGGTTGTATTTGTATCGGATCATATAAGAGAATACGCATTATCAGAAACCCCTGGCCTTAATAAAGGCCAAACCACGGTGATTCCAAATGGTATCAAAATAAATGATCTGGATTTTAAAGAAAGAACTAAAGGCTTTAACATTGCCTATGTAGGTTATTTGAACTTTAAAAAAGGTCCAATGCTTTTACTTCACGCCTTCCACGCTATTTATGAAAAGGATAGTAACTTTAAACTATTTATTGCAGGCAGCTTTCAAGAACCAAGATATAAACTTTATTTTAATCAGATGATAGAAAAATTAGGGCTTCAAGAGAATGTTATCGTTGAAGGTTGGCAGTCAGATATCAATCACTGGTTAGAAGACAAACATTACCTTCTTAGTTCAAGCTTACTTGAGAGTCAGCATTTATCTGTAATGGAGGCCATGGCTAAAGGGATTAAGCCTTTAGTTCATAACTTTGTGGGCGCTGGAACCATCTATCCTGAAGAATATATCTGGAGTACACTTGATGATTTGACAAGTATGATTGAAAAAGGAAGTTATAACTCTTTGCATTACAGGAGATTTGTGGAAAGCAATTACGAGTTTACCTCTCAAATTACCAAAGTCCACGACTTGTTAGAAACGATAATTGCTCAAAAGAATATTTACACCATTTATCGTAACGGAAAACAAACCCAGTTTTTACTTCCCAACACTAAAGATCATATTCAAAGAATTATCGCTAACCATCAAGTTTTTTATGAAGAAGCTATGTTAATGGATATAAAAAACAGAGTGCCGGAAGATAGCGTTGTAATTGACGTAGGAGCCTATATAGGAAATCATTCAACGTTTTTTGCCCAGCATTGCGAAGCCAGGGTTTTCTCTATAGAACCCAATCGTGAGGCGTTTGATTTATTAGAAAAGAATGTTCAATTAAACGGATTGGAGAATAAAACCACTTTACTCAACCATGGGGTCGGAAAAGAACTAGGGAAAGGATCGATCGTAGGCGGTTCAGAAGATAATATGGGGATGAGTCAATTAAAAGGTGATGTGGAAGGTGATGTAGTGATTGAAACGATCGATCATTTATTCAGTGAGTTGAACAGAGTGGATGTAATAAAAATTGATGTGGAAGGGATGGAGATGGATGTGTTGCAAGGGGCAGTGAACACATTAAAAAAACACAAACCTCTCCTATATATTGAAACCACAACCGATGATAAGCTGCAACTTGTATATAGTTTTTTGAAAAAATTCAACTATAAATCACTCAAACAATTCAACGCTACTCCAACAACTTTATTTGTGTAACCATTTTTCGAAGTGTATATTTGTCCTCTAAGAGTTTACTAGAACGCCCGGCACCCTTTCATATCAGGACTTTAATATTAATTTGACAGGATTGTTTAAAACCTATTTTAAAGTAACGAGCACCTTAAGAGTTTATTTAACTTTTGAGGGCTTTAATTTTATGGTGGTAAAATTTCATTTAATTTTTCAGAAAGTGGAAGCCCCTCCGTGATCACTTAGGCGTTCATACCTCACATTTATAGGTGTTTTCTTTACTAAGAGTACGGACGGCATGGGGTGATAAGCAGAAGAAACTAGTCCATTACACATCACTCTCATTCTTAGTAGAGTAAAAAAAGGTCAATCCGGATATTTGGATTGACCTTTTCGATTTTTGGATATTCATGAAAGAATGGATGATTGAACACTATGAGAAAGCACGCTCTATCTCATTCCCATTTAAATGTTCGGCTGGCAATGGTAAAAGCGACAGCTAACCATGCCACCAAAGTAAGCCAGTGGGGCCATAAGCCAAGAAAAGGTGTACCTACATTCATCGTTTCGCGAAGGGCGGTACTTAAATGAGAAATCGGAAGAACATGGACGAATGGCTGAAGATATTCCGGCATGGAGTTGATGGAGAAAAATACGCCGCCCAGGAATAGCATCGGGAACGAAGCAAAGGCTGCAATCGGGCCTGCACTTTCCGGGTTTTTAGCAAGACCAGCGATAATAAAGCCTATAGCCATAAACGCGAGTGTTCCTAATACGACGAACGTGAGCAGGGCAAGCCACGAGCCATTAACTTGAACGTTAAAAAGTAAACTTGCCACCACGAGCACAAGTATGGCCT
The Halobacillus halophilus DSM 2266 DNA segment above includes these coding regions:
- a CDS encoding NTTRR-F1 domain, with amino-acid sequence MTFDNKIINGGFETGALPPWMGLNATVTSQSSHSGSFSALLSTNSVAFISQTVSVSPGMNFEFLASLSKLNNNPNPQILLIVDYYAANFNFLGRGLEANIQANRLPPSGNWLEVYQTTNVAPLGSAFAVVFIQKLSLPNSSPVLVDDVALLSVEGTNGPTGPTGATGATGVTGATGATGPTGVTGATGPTGPTGATGATGPTGATGATGPTGATGATGATGPTGATGSTGATGPTGSTGATGVTGATGATGSTGATGSTGATGPTGVTGATGPTGATGATGPTGPTGATGATGATGPTGATGATGATGSTGAIGATGATGAAGATGPTGTTGATGPTGATGPTGATGVTGATGVTGATGSTGATGPTGATGVTGATGVTGATGSTGATGPTGSTGATGATGATGSTGATGPTGATGVTGATGATGATGSTGATGPTGATGVTGATGATGATGSTGATGPTGATGVTGATGATGATGSTGATGPTGATGVTGATGPTGATGATGPTGATGPTGPTGATGATGATGAMGPTGVTGATGPTGATGATGPTGATGPTGPTGATGATGATGATGPTGVTGATGPTGATGPTGATGATGSTGAIGATGATGAAGATGPTGTTGATGPTGATGATGPTGDILDFADFFALMPPDNAATVAPGTDVSFPQDGDSSPGTGITRLNNTQFNLADIGFYQILFQVSVTEAGQLILTLNGADLAKTVVGRATGTSQIIGMALVQTTVINSVVTVRNPAGNAAALTITPLAGGTRPVSANLVITRYL
- a CDS encoding FkbM family methyltransferase; the protein is MNDIDVYMKEADLCWFEWCDELLVYGSKTALAKHKKIICRIHSYEVFTSYLKRVNWKAVDKVVFVSDHIREYALSETPGLNKGQTTVIPNGIKINDLDFKERTKGFNIAYVGYLNFKKGPMLLLHAFHAIYEKDSNFKLFIAGSFQEPRYKLYFNQMIEKLGLQENVIVEGWQSDINHWLEDKHYLLSSSLLESQHLSVMEAMAKGIKPLVHNFVGAGTIYPEEYIWSTLDDLTSMIEKGSYNSLHYRRFVESNYEFTSQITKVHDLLETIIAQKNIYTIYRNGKQTQFLLPNTKDHIQRIIANHQVFYEEAMLMDIKNRVPEDSVVIDVGAYIGNHSTFFAQHCEARVFSIEPNREAFDLLEKNVQLNGLENKTTLLNHGVGKELGKGSIVGGSEDNMGMSQLKGDVEGDVVIETIDHLFSELNRVDVIKIDVEGMEMDVLQGAVNTLKKHKPLLYIETTTDDKLQLVYSFLKKFNYKSLKQFNATPTTLFV
- a CDS encoding glycosyltransferase, whose translation is MITVSLCMMVKNEEEVLARCLDSVKDLVDEINIVDTGSDDRTVEIAKEYTDRVFFFEWTGRFTDARNESFRHATKDYIFYLDADDVILDEDREKFKRLKEGLDPAVDSVSMYYNAGTDEFGNVTLKYRRNRLVKRSKNFQWGGDVHNYLNVYGHIINSDVAITHKKIQHAVGRNLSIYKEKIERGDVFSPRDYFYYGNELRENGHHEKAIESYTKNIEHKEGWIEDKVYACINRADCYRFIEETEKELASLFESLRFSKTPRPEMCSRVGYNFQRKKEYKFAIYWYELATTIEDDSDKWSFTYPAYSTWYPHLQLCVCYYNLSNFEKSYEHNELARSFRPQDERVLFNKELLEKKLGLNQTAEQPQDESSS